A single window of Mycolicibacterium madagascariense DNA harbors:
- a CDS encoding class I SAM-dependent methyltransferase, whose product MGRTDDDTWDVTESVGATALMVAGARAAETESAAPLFRDPLARVFLDAAGEGTWNVFDRAGGDADPELAGHLRSLLDFFAARTAFIDDFFSAASEAGIRQVVILASGLDSRAWRLPWPDGTRVFELDQPKVLAFKAATLREHGAQPTAERTEVAIDLRQDWPMTLRQNGFDEAAPTAWSVEGLLRYLPSHAQDLLFERLHELSAPGSRVVANAPTDDAASPDRVARERELTQRFSSVASTGGATTDVAALSYAETRTDVVGWLREHGWEASATSVPEAVAHYRGRPAAEADAIPSTFISGRRRTIHDEEDS is encoded by the coding sequence CGGAGACCGAGAGCGCCGCGCCCCTGTTCCGAGATCCCCTTGCGCGCGTGTTCCTCGACGCCGCGGGCGAGGGGACGTGGAACGTCTTCGACCGCGCGGGCGGTGACGCCGACCCCGAGCTCGCGGGTCACCTTCGATCTCTGCTGGACTTCTTCGCCGCCCGAACGGCCTTCATCGACGACTTCTTCAGCGCCGCATCCGAAGCCGGGATCCGCCAAGTCGTGATCCTCGCGTCGGGCCTGGACTCCAGGGCGTGGCGGCTGCCGTGGCCCGACGGCACCCGCGTGTTCGAACTCGACCAGCCCAAGGTGCTCGCCTTCAAGGCCGCGACGCTGCGCGAGCACGGTGCGCAGCCCACCGCCGAGCGCACCGAGGTGGCGATCGACCTACGCCAGGACTGGCCAATGACGTTGCGGCAGAATGGTTTCGACGAGGCGGCGCCGACCGCGTGGTCGGTCGAGGGGCTGCTGCGCTACCTGCCGTCGCACGCGCAGGACCTGCTGTTCGAGCGCCTGCACGAGCTCAGCGCCCCGGGGAGTCGGGTGGTGGCCAACGCGCCCACCGACGACGCGGCCAGCCCGGACCGGGTCGCGCGGGAACGTGAACTGACGCAACGATTCTCGAGCGTCGCCAGCACTGGGGGCGCCACGACCGACGTCGCCGCGCTGTCCTACGCCGAGACGCGCACCGACGTCGTCGGCTGGCTTCGCGAGCACGGCTGGGAGGCCTCCGCCACGTCGGTGCCGGAGGCGGTCGCGCACTACCGCGGCCGGCCGGCAGCCGAGGCGGACGCCATCCCCAGCACGTTCATCTCCGGACGGCGACGAACGATCCACGACGAGGAGGATTCATGA
- a CDS encoding amidohydrolase family protein, with protein sequence MKVVGLEEHYVTREVVDAWNSLDARWRDPATAGSTTGDTGRRLLTLGEERLAVMDDAGIDTQVMSLTTPGLWNLDPGAGVALQSASNDTLADAVRQHPDRMRGFATLALQDPTAAAAELQRAVTSLDFDGALIFSRVRDQSIDHTDFWPLFEAAEALGAPLYLHPQSPPPGVREAYYGGFGDVVDAAFATHGVGWHYDTGVQLLRLILAGVFDRFPGLQIIMGHWGEMVPFYLDRIDRMSATAGLQRSISEYVATNVHLTPGGVFSQRYLRWALDVVGPERIMFAADYPFVPTDGGKARGFLDGADLTDAQRAAIASENWERLRAGIRR encoded by the coding sequence ATGAAGGTCGTAGGCCTCGAAGAGCACTACGTCACGCGCGAGGTGGTCGACGCGTGGAATTCGCTGGACGCCCGCTGGCGAGATCCTGCGACGGCGGGTTCGACGACCGGTGACACCGGCCGCAGGTTGCTCACGCTCGGGGAGGAACGCCTGGCGGTGATGGACGACGCGGGCATCGACACCCAGGTGATGTCGCTGACCACGCCGGGGCTGTGGAACCTGGACCCCGGCGCCGGCGTCGCCCTGCAGAGCGCGAGCAACGACACCCTCGCCGATGCCGTGCGGCAGCACCCGGACCGGATGCGCGGTTTCGCGACGCTGGCGCTGCAGGACCCGACCGCCGCGGCCGCCGAACTGCAGCGCGCGGTCACCAGCCTGGACTTCGACGGCGCCCTGATCTTCAGCCGGGTGCGCGACCAGAGCATCGACCACACCGACTTCTGGCCACTCTTCGAGGCGGCCGAAGCGCTCGGCGCGCCCCTGTACCTGCACCCCCAGTCGCCACCGCCCGGCGTCCGCGAGGCGTACTACGGGGGCTTCGGCGACGTCGTCGACGCGGCCTTCGCCACGCACGGCGTCGGCTGGCACTACGACACGGGCGTGCAGTTGCTGCGGCTGATCCTGGCCGGGGTGTTCGACCGGTTCCCCGGTCTGCAGATCATCATGGGCCACTGGGGTGAGATGGTGCCGTTCTACCTCGACAGGATCGACCGGATGAGCGCCACCGCCGGCTTGCAGCGCAGCATCAGCGAATACGTCGCGACCAACGTCCACCTGACCCCCGGCGGTGTGTTCAGCCAGCGTTACCTGCGGTGGGCGCTGGACGTGGTGGGACCCGAACGCATCATGTTCGCCGCCGACTATCCCTTCGTCCCCACCGACGGCGGCAAGGCGCGGGGCTTCCTCGACGGCGCCGACCTCACCGACGCCCAGCGGGCGGCGATCGCCTCGGAGAACTGGGAGCGACTGCGGGCCGGCATCCGGCGCTGA
- a CDS encoding endonuclease/exonuclease/phosphatase family protein, producing MPRKRADATAPIGELREPGVLVRRGLGAAASLAVVRALAARQATEPSRGTAIVAAAAPLIGTAATVTGLALAADRRSRVAGLATAAFGAAALSPHLASFGGTEPGRATTATLRVTSANVLFGRADAASLVGWAAAHTDVLVVQELTADCAARFSAAGLDEAFPHRFLETRPRAAGIGVWSKHPITETRHLPGPLMPCLAVRLQVPGCPTDPTVVAVHLESPVDIVGWRADLAALPSTLREADAWADGGAVIVAGDFNSTLDMRPFRDGLAGYADAVRQAGAGYPATFPNHRRWTPPLFVIDHVLTLRCTATRARTAGIAGSDHRALLTEIQLG from the coding sequence GTGCCCAGGAAACGTGCCGACGCGACAGCCCCCATCGGCGAACTCCGAGAGCCGGGGGTGCTCGTCCGCCGCGGACTCGGCGCGGCGGCGTCGCTGGCGGTGGTGCGCGCTCTGGCGGCCAGGCAGGCGACCGAACCGTCGCGCGGCACGGCGATCGTCGCCGCGGCGGCGCCGCTGATCGGCACCGCGGCCACCGTGACCGGGCTGGCCCTGGCCGCCGACCGCCGCAGTCGGGTAGCCGGGCTCGCGACCGCCGCGTTCGGCGCGGCCGCGCTGAGCCCGCACCTGGCGTCGTTCGGCGGGACCGAACCCGGCCGCGCCACGACGGCGACGCTGCGGGTCACCTCGGCCAACGTCCTGTTCGGTCGCGCGGACGCCGCGAGCCTGGTCGGTTGGGCGGCGGCGCACACCGACGTCCTCGTGGTGCAGGAACTCACCGCGGACTGCGCGGCCCGCTTCTCGGCGGCGGGCCTCGACGAGGCGTTCCCGCACCGGTTCCTCGAAACCCGGCCCCGCGCGGCGGGAATCGGGGTGTGGAGCAAGCACCCCATCACCGAGACCCGGCACCTCCCGGGCCCGCTGATGCCGTGCCTCGCGGTACGGCTGCAGGTGCCCGGCTGCCCGACCGACCCCACGGTCGTGGCGGTGCACCTGGAGAGCCCGGTGGACATCGTCGGCTGGCGCGCCGATCTCGCGGCCCTGCCGTCGACGTTGCGCGAGGCCGATGCCTGGGCCGACGGTGGCGCGGTGATCGTCGCCGGAGACTTCAACAGCACGCTGGACATGCGGCCCTTCCGCGATGGTCTCGCCGGCTACGCCGACGCGGTTCGCCAGGCTGGAGCCGGCTACCCGGCGACGTTCCCCAACCACCGGAGGTGGACGCCGCCGCTCTTCGTCATCGACCACGTCCTCACCCTGCGGTGCACGGCCACGCGCGCCCGCACCGCGGGCATCGCCGGTTCCGATCACCGGGCGCTGCTCACCGAGATTCAGCTCGGCTGA